A region of the Acidisoma sp. PAMC 29798 genome:
CGCGCGCCCGGGACGACGCGAGAATAATCGGCGTGGCCACACAGTTCCTTGCGAACACGTGTTTTATGATGGGTCACTACGAGGCGGGGATCGGTTTTGGTCGCGAGGCCCGCACCATATTCGGGTCGCTTAATGACGTTGCCAATGAGGCGCGAACAGCATCTAGTCTCGCCTTGTTGTTTGCCGCGATTGGAGAAGAGGATGCCACAGCTGAAGCCATCAAAGCCCTGGACTTTATCGAAAACGGTGGCGATTCGGCTGACCTAGTTGAGGCGCTCGACAATACGGCGGTCGTTTTATGGTTGTTACACGAACCTGCGCAAGCTCTGCCGTTCGCGGAGCGCGCCTTTGCTCTCAATGACTTGAACGCTACGCGAGCTAAACGCCCCCTCATTAATCTCGCCGGCATTCGAGTCGAACTCGCCAAGGGTCCCAGCTCCGACTCTGGTAAGTTGGCTAACGTTGTCGCTGACGCCGTGGCCCTAACAAGAGTGGCGCTTGACCTGGCACGTACCGATGGTGACGGTTGGATCGAGCGCTTAGCACTGTGCAACATCGCCGAGTATTACCTCCATTTGCCAGATCCGAGCGCCGCGGAAGACGCACTGTCAAGTGTCCCGTATTGCGCTGGTGAGGCAACTGACCGGTGCATGGTCCATTATCTACACATGGTTGGACGGGCGCGGATCATTCAGAACCGCCCGAGTGATGCAATTCAAGCCTTAGTCTCTTGTCTAGATCTCGCTGTGAAATCGTACGATTTTGAGACGGCTGCGCCCTGTTATAAGGACCTCTCCGATCTTTATGCAACTCTTGGAGAGTTTGAAAAGGCTCTCATCAACTACAAGGCCTTTCATGACCTGTATGTCAGTCAGGCGACATACGACACGCAACGACGTGCTCGTATTTATACCCTCGAGTGGGAAATCAAGAAATTACGCGATTCGGCGGCGGCTGCCCTGCAGCGAGCTGAAGAGCTGACGGCCAAGAACCGTCTTTTGATACAGGAGTCCGATCGCCTGCGCCGCGCCAATATGGAGGATCCGCTCACCGGCTTGCAAAATCGCCGACGGCTAGACCTTACGTTTATTGATCTTCTCTCTAGCAATGTGCCGTTCGCGATCGCGATGATCGATATTGATCATTTCAAGCAGGTAAACGACAGTTCTTCGCATCAAGTTGGGGATGCGGTTCTGTGCATGGTCGCCGACTTGCTTCGTCAAAGCGCGCGGGCTGATGACGTGATCGCCCGTTTTGGAGGAGATGAATTCACTTTTCTGCTCCGCAACGTAGACATAGAGACGGCGGCACATATTTGTGAGCATCTTGGCGCAAGCGCGTACGAGAATGATTGGTCGACCCTTGGCATAAAACTTTTGGTCACGCTGAGTATCGGTGTCGCAGCCTCCCACGAAGCGTCTCATTGGGAAACCGTCCTCGCGTTAGCAGATCAGCGTCTTTACCGGGCAAAACAACTTGGCAGAAATCGCGTCATCTCAAACGGATGACGTGTTGAGCCGCGGCGCGATCTAATTCAGATAGCCGCTGGCACTCGGGTTACTGGCGTGCTGTCCTGTCAACATACGGGTCTTGTGTGCGCCCGACTATGGGTACGGCTTGGAGGTTTGAACTGCTGCCGGTTTGGTGGACACCGAGATTAAGGTGTTTCGCTAGATTGGAGGATGCAAATGACGCGACGACAGTTCAGCCGGGAGTTCAAG
Encoded here:
- a CDS encoding GGDEF domain-containing protein, encoding MNDLQVDEVELATAKSLCSSGFLEKSRVLALQILDRARARDDARIIGVATQFLANTCFMMGHYEAGIGFGREARTIFGSLNDVANEARTASSLALLFAAIGEEDATAEAIKALDFIENGGDSADLVEALDNTAVVLWLLHEPAQALPFAERAFALNDLNATRAKRPLINLAGIRVELAKGPSSDSGKLANVVADAVALTRVALDLARTDGDGWIERLALCNIAEYYLHLPDPSAAEDALSSVPYCAGEATDRCMVHYLHMVGRARIIQNRPSDAIQALVSCLDLAVKSYDFETAAPCYKDLSDLYATLGEFEKALINYKAFHDLYVSQATYDTQRRARIYTLEWEIKKLRDSAAAALQRAEELTAKNRLLIQESDRLRRANMEDPLTGLQNRRRLDLTFIDLLSSNVPFAIAMIDIDHFKQVNDSSSHQVGDAVLCMVADLLRQSARADDVIARFGGDEFTFLLRNVDIETAAHICEHLGASAYENDWSTLGIKLLVTLSIGVAASHEASHWETVLALADQRLYRAKQLGRNRVISNG